The Lysobacter gummosus genome includes a region encoding these proteins:
- a CDS encoding alpha/beta fold hydrolase produces MDGSGYQNDAPPFAHGSVLTPSGRIAYRERGEGPVALFVHGVLLNGHLWRHQLRHLSDIRRCIAVDLLAHGDSEIAADQDVSVTANAHMLAQFLDAMGIDRVDLIGNDSGGGIAQIFAALYPQRVRSFALSNCDTHDNWPPEAFKPFLATAAAGGLRDVLQAMLADKNVYRSPQALGLAYEDPEQVSDQDIDTYLTPLLRSEQRLLDFQRFLAAFDASHTLRIEPQLRALAAPTLIAWGTDDVFFDVKWSHWLAEAIAGTRKRVELEGARIFFPEERWSEFNELLREHWLASA; encoded by the coding sequence ATGGACGGCAGCGGCTATCAAAACGACGCTCCGCCCTTCGCCCACGGCAGCGTGCTAACCCCTTCCGGGCGCATCGCCTACCGCGAACGCGGCGAAGGCCCGGTCGCCCTGTTCGTGCACGGAGTGCTGTTGAACGGGCATTTGTGGCGGCATCAGCTGCGCCATCTGTCCGATATCCGCCGCTGCATCGCCGTGGACCTGCTCGCTCACGGCGACAGCGAGATCGCCGCGGACCAGGACGTCTCGGTCACCGCCAACGCGCACATGCTCGCGCAGTTTCTCGACGCGATGGGCATCGATCGGGTCGATCTGATCGGCAACGACAGCGGCGGCGGCATCGCGCAGATCTTCGCCGCTCTGTATCCGCAGCGTGTGCGCAGCTTCGCGCTGAGCAATTGCGACACTCACGACAACTGGCCGCCGGAGGCGTTCAAGCCGTTCCTGGCGACGGCCGCGGCCGGCGGTCTGCGCGATGTGCTGCAAGCGATGCTGGCCGACAAGAACGTCTACCGTTCGCCGCAGGCGCTGGGGCTGGCCTACGAGGATCCGGAGCAGGTCAGCGATCAGGACATCGATACGTACCTGACCCCGTTGTTGCGCAGCGAACAGCGGCTGCTGGATTTCCAGCGCTTCCTCGCCGCATTCGATGCCTCGCACACCTTGCGCATCGAACCGCAGTTGCGCGCGCTGGCGGCGCCGACCCTGATCGCCTGGGGCACCGACGACGTGTTCTTCGACGTGAAGTGGTCGCATTGGCTGGCCGAGGCGATCGCCGGCACGCGCAAGCGCGTCGAGTTGGAAGGCGCGCGGATCTTCTTCCCGGAAGAGCGCTGGAGCGAGTTCAACGAGTTGCTGCGCGAGCACTGGCTGGCCAGCGCCTGA
- a CDS encoding helix-turn-helix transcriptional regulator, with translation MSEFNIHTLLQTPTVTVRDVYCPGLCRHMSEEERADDTQLVFPYRGVYVRHVGDNLTVAEASQVLFFNAGEIYRISHPIEGGDASLALTVEESMLRELAPKELLQDGQAVRFKPPRLRIDPRAQALVMLLRHSLRENVAEGLEGESLALTLVQRALGPRTTHAAGSSVGQQRLVERTKLVLASNLSRRWALAEIAGEVGVSPVYLTQVFQRVEGLPLYRYQLRLRLARALDLLGEYEDLSALSQDLGFSSHSHFSAAFQQTYGRSPTEFRQSALHR, from the coding sequence ATGTCCGAATTCAACATCCACACCTTGCTCCAGACGCCGACTGTCACCGTTCGCGACGTCTACTGTCCCGGCCTGTGCCGGCACATGAGCGAGGAAGAGCGCGCCGACGACACCCAACTGGTGTTTCCGTATCGCGGCGTCTACGTGCGCCATGTCGGCGACAACCTGACCGTGGCCGAGGCCAGCCAGGTGTTGTTTTTCAACGCTGGCGAGATCTACCGCATCAGTCACCCGATCGAAGGCGGAGACGCCAGCCTGGCGTTGACCGTGGAAGAATCGATGCTGCGCGAGCTCGCGCCCAAGGAACTGCTGCAAGACGGCCAGGCGGTGCGGTTCAAGCCGCCGCGCCTGCGCATCGATCCGCGCGCGCAGGCGCTGGTGATGCTGCTGCGTCACAGCCTGCGCGAAAACGTCGCCGAAGGGTTGGAAGGCGAAAGCCTGGCGCTGACCCTGGTGCAGCGCGCGCTCGGCCCGCGCACCACGCACGCGGCCGGTTCCAGCGTCGGCCAGCAGCGGTTGGTGGAACGCACCAAGCTGGTCCTGGCCAGCAATCTGTCGCGGCGCTGGGCGCTGGCCGAGATCGCCGGCGAAGTCGGCGTATCGCCGGTCTATCTCACCCAGGTGTTCCAGCGCGTCGAAGGTTTGCCGTTGTATCGCTACCAACTGCGCTTGCGGTTGGCGCGGGCGTTGGATTTGCTCGGCGAGTACGAGGACCTGAGCGCGCTCAGCCAGGACCTGGGGTTTTCCAGCCACAGCCACTTCAGCGCGGCGTTCCAGCAGACTTACGGCCGCTCGCCCACCGAGTTCCGCCAGTCCGCCCTGCATCGCTGA